The proteins below are encoded in one region of Maribacter aestuarii:
- a CDS encoding nucleoside hydrolase: protein MILKDMVETKIRLLLLFSFITSLGLAQQKIIVDADTGNEVDDLYALVRILMEPSVEVVALNAAHWQTAHWAIENTMENSHRLNQQLLGEMGLSVKTNRGGAARMYDWGDRAQHSAATYEIIKQAKAQTSGTRLPILVLGALTNVSSALFLEPSISSSIEVFWLGTTMDFDTKILKRNDFNCAMDQYALDYILESSTPMNIMPVSVASDMEIDYDTISDKIGNHYLGKYLIKRWDDHLDGSRRKRVLWDLALVTSFLKPSMATLVPVKTSRDSGNRIINFYNSINSKDIYEDFYLNLEGFK from the coding sequence ATGATTTTAAAGGATATGGTTGAAACTAAAATTAGGCTCCTGCTGCTTTTCTCTTTCATTACCTCGTTGGGTCTAGCACAACAGAAAATTATCGTCGATGCCGACACAGGGAACGAAGTAGATGATTTATATGCACTCGTGCGTATTTTGATGGAACCCTCCGTAGAAGTTGTTGCTTTAAACGCAGCTCATTGGCAGACCGCTCATTGGGCCATTGAAAATACTATGGAAAATAGTCACAGACTAAACCAACAGCTTTTGGGAGAAATGGGTTTGTCCGTTAAGACTAATAGAGGAGGAGCGGCCAGAATGTACGACTGGGGAGACCGTGCGCAGCATTCAGCTGCAACTTATGAAATAATCAAACAGGCTAAGGCCCAAACTTCAGGAACACGATTGCCTATCCTTGTTTTGGGCGCTTTAACCAATGTGTCATCAGCACTGTTTTTAGAACCTTCGATATCCTCCAGCATTGAGGTATTTTGGCTGGGAACAACAATGGATTTCGACACGAAAATTCTTAAACGAAATGATTTTAATTGTGCTATGGACCAGTATGCGTTGGATTATATATTAGAATCCAGTACTCCAATGAATATAATGCCCGTAAGTGTAGCCTCTGACATGGAAATTGATTACGATACAATTTCAGATAAAATAGGAAACCACTATCTGGGGAAATATTTAATTAAACGATGGGACGACCATTTGGATGGCAGTCGAAGAAAACGGGTTTTATGGGACCTGGCTTTGGTTACCTCATTTTTAAAACCGTCTATGGCAACTTTGGTTCCCGTAAAAACCTCAAGAGATAGTGGTAACCGAATAATTAATTTTTATAATTCTATTAATTCCAAGGATATATATGAGGACTTTTATTTGAATTTAGAGGGATTTAAATGA
- a CDS encoding aminotransferase class IV, translated as MVNFNGKLISNDIDYLNHGNRGLLYGDALFESFRVVNGHIYFLEDHYLRLMASMRILRMEIPMDFTMEFMEQEILKTIEASETNKASRVRFTVFRNNGGLYTPLTNNVSYIIEARELEENFYVLKDGLYEVELFKDFYIQKSMLSNLKTNNRILNVVGSIFAKENDYDNCLLLNGDKNVVEALNGNVFMVAGSTIKTPPLSDGCLDGVLRKNLINVISKGEIYQLVEESISPFELQKADELFITNAIGGIIPITKYRKKEYARTVSHSLIGKLNMAVRITI; from the coding sequence ATGGTAAATTTTAACGGAAAACTCATTTCTAATGATATCGATTATCTAAATCATGGGAATAGGGGGTTGTTGTACGGAGACGCACTTTTTGAGTCTTTTCGAGTGGTTAACGGGCACATCTATTTTTTGGAAGATCATTATTTGAGACTCATGGCCTCTATGCGAATTCTGCGTATGGAAATCCCGATGGATTTTACTATGGAATTTATGGAACAGGAAATTCTTAAGACCATTGAAGCTTCAGAAACTAATAAAGCATCTCGAGTACGTTTTACGGTTTTTAGAAACAATGGGGGACTGTATACACCGCTAACAAATAATGTTTCTTATATCATAGAGGCTAGAGAGTTGGAGGAAAATTTTTATGTTTTGAAGGACGGGTTATATGAAGTAGAGCTTTTCAAGGATTTTTATATCCAAAAAAGTATGCTCTCCAATTTAAAGACCAACAACCGTATTCTTAATGTAGTGGGCAGTATTTTCGCAAAAGAAAATGATTACGATAATTGTTTGTTATTGAACGGCGATAAAAATGTGGTAGAGGCGTTGAACGGTAATGTATTTATGGTGGCAGGTTCAACGATAAAAACACCACCTCTTTCGGATGGCTGCTTAGATGGCGTACTAAGAAAGAACCTGATCAACGTAATTTCAAAAGGAGAAATTTACCAACTGGTGGAGGAAAGTATTTCCCCCTTTGAGCTACAAAAAGCCGATGAGCTTTTTATAACCAATGCCATTGGCGGAATCATCCCGATAACCAAATACCGTAAAAAAGAATATGCCAGGACCGTTAGCCATAGCTTGATTGGCAAATTGAATATGGCGGTAAGGATTACAATTTAA
- a CDS encoding HU family DNA-binding protein, with translation MNKTELIDAMAADAGITKAAAKKSLESFLGNVEKSLKKGNRVSLVGFGSWSVSRRNAREGRNPSTGKTIQIAAKNVVKFKAGADLSKAVN, from the coding sequence ATGAACAAAACAGAATTGATCGATGCAATGGCAGCAGACGCAGGCATCACAAAAGCAGCGGCTAAAAAATCATTGGAGTCTTTCTTGGGAAATGTTGAAAAGTCCCTTAAGAAAGGAAACAGAGTTTCCTTAGTAGGTTTCGGATCTTGGTCCGTATCTAGAAGAAATGCAAGAGAAGGTAGAAATCCATCAACTGGAAAAACTATCCAAATTGCAGCTAAGAATGTTGTTAAGTTTAAAGCAGGTGCTGATTTAAGCAAAGCGGTAAACTAA
- the uvrA gene encoding excinuclease ABC subunit UvrA — MINYEENIEVKGARVHNLKNIDVTIPRNKLVVITGLSGSGKSSLAFDTIYAEGQRRYIETFSAYARQFLGGLERPDVDKIDGLSPVIAIEQKTTSKSPRSTVGTITEVYDFLRLLFARAADAHSYNTGEKMVSYSDEQIKNLIIHSFKDKKINILAPIIKSRKGHYRELFEQIAKQGFVKVRVDGEIRDIVKGMKVDRYKVHDIEIVIDRLKVVENEDFHKRLSETINTAMYSGNNVLMVLEEGSEEPRYFSRDLMCPTTGISYPTPEPNTFSFNSPKGMCAHCSGLGHVYEVNEKKIFPNKKLSIKSGGIAPLGDYKKSWAFKQIETIAQRYQFELTDPVGEIPKEALEVLLNGGQESFEVDSKTLGVKRTYKIDYEGIANFIKSQFETAESTSIKRWAKEYMDKIECPTCQGSRLRIESLYFKIEDTNIAQLSSMDIGELADFFHGLEKKLEGNQLKIAEEIIKEIRTRIRFLLDVGLDYLSLNRSSKSLSGGEAQRIRLATQIGSQLVGVLYILDEPSIGLHQRDNNRLIKSLESLRDIGNSVIVVEHDRDMIERADHVIDIGPKAGRHGGEIISEGTPEELKNHNTITADYIKGVREIKVPKNRRKGNGKKIKLSGCTGNNLKNITVEFPLGKMIGVTGVSGSGKSTLINETLYPIMNAHYFNGVKKPMPYKKITGLEHIDKVIDINQSPIGRTPRSNPATYTGVFSEIRSLFTKTPEAAIRGYKPGRFSFNVKGGRCETCQGGGLRVIEMNFLPDVYVECETCNGKRFNRETLEIRYKGKSISDVLEMTINEAVDFFELIPKIHRKLKTIQDVGLGYISLGQQSTTLSGGEAQRIKLATELSKRDTGNTFYILDEPTTGLHFEDIRVLMEVLNTLADKGNTVLVIEHNLDVIKTVDYIIDIGYEGGRSGGKLVAKGTPEEICKDKKSYTAEFLRKELKPRKEKNTKVETSLVK; from the coding sequence ATGATTAATTACGAAGAAAACATAGAGGTTAAGGGTGCTAGAGTCCATAATCTTAAAAATATTGATGTCACCATTCCTAGAAATAAATTGGTGGTCATAACCGGTCTTTCAGGGAGTGGTAAATCTTCATTAGCCTTCGATACTATTTATGCAGAAGGACAAAGACGTTACATAGAAACTTTTTCTGCCTATGCCAGACAGTTTCTTGGCGGGTTGGAGCGACCGGATGTGGACAAAATTGATGGTCTCTCACCTGTTATAGCCATCGAACAAAAAACAACTTCAAAATCTCCACGTTCCACGGTCGGTACCATTACCGAAGTGTACGATTTTCTCCGTCTTCTTTTCGCCCGTGCCGCAGATGCACACAGTTATAATACCGGTGAGAAGATGGTGAGCTACAGTGATGAGCAGATAAAAAATCTAATCATTCACTCCTTTAAGGATAAGAAAATTAATATCCTGGCCCCTATTATCAAATCGAGAAAAGGGCATTATCGGGAGCTTTTTGAGCAAATTGCCAAACAAGGTTTCGTAAAGGTCCGAGTAGATGGAGAAATACGGGATATTGTCAAGGGGATGAAGGTAGACCGTTACAAGGTGCATGATATTGAAATTGTTATCGATAGACTGAAAGTGGTAGAAAATGAAGATTTTCATAAACGACTTTCAGAAACCATAAATACGGCCATGTATAGTGGTAACAATGTATTGATGGTACTTGAGGAAGGTTCCGAAGAACCTCGATATTTCAGTAGGGACTTAATGTGCCCAACCACAGGCATTTCATATCCTACGCCTGAACCGAATACGTTTTCCTTTAATTCACCTAAAGGTATGTGCGCCCACTGTAGCGGTTTAGGACATGTTTATGAAGTGAACGAGAAGAAAATTTTTCCAAATAAGAAATTGTCCATTAAGAGTGGTGGAATTGCACCCCTTGGGGATTATAAAAAATCATGGGCCTTTAAGCAAATAGAAACTATTGCACAACGATATCAATTTGAGCTCACGGATCCTGTTGGAGAAATCCCTAAAGAGGCATTGGAAGTATTATTGAATGGTGGACAGGAGAGTTTTGAGGTCGATTCCAAGACACTTGGAGTAAAACGCACCTACAAAATTGATTATGAAGGCATCGCCAATTTTATTAAAAGTCAATTCGAAACCGCGGAATCTACTTCCATTAAGCGTTGGGCCAAAGAGTATATGGATAAAATCGAATGTCCTACATGTCAAGGGTCTAGATTAAGAATTGAATCCCTATACTTTAAAATCGAAGATACTAACATTGCTCAATTATCGTCAATGGATATTGGGGAGTTGGCCGATTTCTTTCATGGTCTAGAAAAGAAATTGGAAGGTAATCAACTAAAAATAGCGGAAGAGATTATTAAGGAAATCCGAACGAGAATTCGTTTTTTGCTTGACGTAGGGCTGGACTACCTATCACTCAACCGAAGTTCAAAATCCTTATCTGGCGGGGAAGCGCAACGTATTCGTCTTGCAACACAAATTGGGTCTCAACTAGTGGGCGTTCTCTATATTCTTGATGAACCAAGCATTGGGTTGCACCAACGCGATAACAACCGGCTCATAAAATCTTTGGAATCATTACGGGATATCGGGAATTCGGTTATTGTAGTGGAGCATGACCGTGATATGATAGAACGTGCGGATCACGTAATTGACATTGGTCCCAAGGCCGGCAGGCACGGTGGAGAAATTATATCGGAAGGCACTCCTGAGGAACTGAAGAACCACAATACAATTACTGCTGATTACATCAAAGGGGTACGAGAAATAAAAGTCCCTAAAAACAGACGAAAGGGTAACGGTAAAAAAATAAAATTGTCGGGCTGTACTGGGAATAATTTAAAAAACATCACCGTTGAGTTCCCATTAGGAAAAATGATTGGGGTTACGGGAGTGTCAGGAAGCGGAAAATCAACTTTAATTAATGAAACCCTATATCCCATTATGAACGCCCATTACTTTAATGGGGTTAAAAAACCGATGCCCTATAAAAAAATTACGGGGCTAGAACATATAGACAAGGTTATAGATATAAACCAATCCCCTATCGGTAGAACACCACGTTCCAATCCGGCTACCTATACAGGCGTTTTTAGTGAAATACGTTCTTTATTTACAAAAACTCCTGAAGCTGCTATACGAGGATATAAACCAGGACGTTTTAGTTTTAATGTAAAAGGCGGTAGATGCGAGACTTGCCAAGGAGGTGGCCTAAGGGTCATAGAAATGAATTTTCTTCCTGATGTTTACGTGGAATGCGAAACCTGTAATGGTAAGCGCTTTAACAGAGAGACCTTGGAAATACGCTACAAAGGCAAATCCATTTCCGACGTATTGGAAATGACGATTAATGAGGCGGTCGATTTTTTTGAACTTATACCCAAAATACATCGTAAGTTAAAGACCATTCAAGATGTAGGATTAGGTTATATATCCTTAGGCCAACAATCCACAACTTTGTCTGGTGGTGAAGCACAACGAATCAAACTAGCAACAGAATTATCAAAAAGGGATACAGGAAATACATTTTATATTCTAGACGAGCCTACGACAGGATTGCATTTTGAGGATATTCGTGTGTTGATGGAAGTTTTGAATACTTTGGCCGATAAAGGGAATACGGTTTTGGTCATAGAGCATAACTTGGATGTTATTAAGACGGTAGATTATATTATCGATATAGGCTATGAAGGTGGGCGCTCTGGGGGCAAATTAGTGGCAAAAGGTACCCCTGAGGAAATTTGTAAAGATAAAAAGAGCTATACGGCAGAGTTTTTGAGAAAGGAACTTAAGCCAAGGAAGGAAAAAAATACTAAGGTCGAAACCAGTTTAGTGAAATAA
- a CDS encoding ATP-binding protein translates to MSVKKIVLTGGPGTGKTSLINLLEKSGFFCFHEIVRSMTLDAKKTQEKESYLTNPLAFVNDPKSFNEQLLYGRLAHYAKASELNEEIVFFDRGLPDVLAYMDYFKQSYDQKYIDICELNRYTRVFLFPPWEEIYVQDNERMESFQEAIHIHNALEEAYTSIGYEIQEVPFGTVNERLKFVLNHLGQYSE, encoded by the coding sequence TTGAGCGTTAAAAAAATCGTATTAACTGGAGGTCCCGGAACAGGTAAAACATCACTTATAAATTTACTGGAAAAATCAGGATTTTTTTGTTTCCATGAAATTGTACGCTCCATGACCCTGGACGCCAAGAAAACGCAGGAAAAAGAATCTTATTTAACGAATCCATTGGCGTTCGTAAATGATCCAAAATCATTTAATGAACAACTCTTATATGGTAGATTAGCGCATTACGCAAAGGCCTCCGAATTAAATGAAGAAATCGTATTCTTTGATCGCGGATTACCCGACGTTTTGGCCTATATGGACTATTTTAAACAATCCTATGACCAAAAGTATATTGATATTTGCGAATTGAATAGATACACTAGGGTCTTTTTATTCCCTCCTTGGGAAGAAATCTACGTTCAAGATAACGAAAGAATGGAAAGTTTTCAGGAAGCTATCCATATACACAACGCCTTAGAGGAAGCGTATACGTCCATAGGATATGAAATTCAGGAAGTTCCTTTTGGCACTGTAAATGAGCGACTGAAATTTGTATTAAATCATTTAGGCCAATACAGTGAATAA
- a CDS encoding YqgE/AlgH family protein, which produces MVQLKPNKGKLLIAEPSLTGDVSFNRSVVLLAEHNDEGSVGFILNKPLEYQINDLVTEIVIPFQVYNGGPVEQDNLYFIHKVPHLIDNSIEISDGIYWGGNFDTTVNLINEKIISEDDIRFFLGYSGWSSLQLDEELSSKTWIVARNEYESQIIKKSSVAFWKEKMIELGGDYLLWSNAPENPSLN; this is translated from the coding sequence ATGGTCCAATTAAAACCAAATAAAGGAAAGTTACTGATTGCTGAGCCTTCCTTGACCGGGGATGTTTCCTTCAATAGATCTGTTGTGTTATTGGCAGAACACAATGACGAAGGTTCTGTTGGTTTTATTCTTAACAAGCCCTTGGAATACCAAATAAACGATTTGGTGACTGAAATAGTCATTCCGTTCCAAGTTTATAACGGTGGCCCTGTTGAACAGGACAATCTTTATTTTATTCACAAAGTTCCACACTTGATCGACAATAGTATTGAAATTTCGGATGGTATCTACTGGGGCGGGAACTTTGACACTACTGTTAACCTTATCAACGAGAAAATTATTTCTGAGGACGATATACGTTTCTTTCTAGGGTATTCCGGTTGGTCTTCGCTGCAACTGGACGAGGAACTATCTTCCAAAACTTGGATAGTGGCTAGAAACGAATATGAGAGTCAAATTATTAAAAAGTCTTCTGTAGCTTTTTGGAAAGAAAAAATGATAGAACTGGGGGGTGACTACCTATTGTGGTCCAACGCTCCAGAAAACCCCAGCCTTAATTAA
- a CDS encoding RecQ family ATP-dependent DNA helicase: protein MNKLPREILNEYWGFTSFKGSQELLINAVMEGRDALGLLPTGGGKSICFQVPAMAKDGICVVVSPLIALIQNQVNTLKDLGIKAIGLTGRISSDEVSNLLDNCIYGNVKFLYLSPERLNQEIVQDRIRQMNVNLLVVDEAHCISQWGHDFRPAYLNCVILRELQPNIPFMALTATATARVSKDICNALELKSPLIVKDSFSRANIAFIVQFSEDKKYQLKHYCKSLQSSGIVYVRTRKLAEELSRYLENHDISSAFYHGGILEQHKRKKLEDWLQNRTKIMVATNAFGMGIDKPDVGLVIHYQIPDCIENYYQEAGRAGRNGEAAKAILLTNKADAEQVKKQFLSILPDVTFVKKVYSKLNNYFQIAYGEGNGFSCQLNFNSFCATYQLNTLLTYNSLQVLDRNSVIALSESFSRKSTLRFVCNKNELFDYLETNRRLEDLVKNVMRTYGGIFEFETKVNTVLLANKSNTTEDAIIEGLEQLNADSIVEYKASHSDLELTFLVPREDDLTVNKFAFLIKEQNRLKEKNVMHILDYVDNDRVCRSKQLLRYFDEKQSEDCGVCDVCLKNEPAKNGTSTILKNQIKDLLQHERFTSRAICDVLHWDQKSILRAIQDLLEQGDIEIDTKNRYQLIRNERT from the coding sequence GTGAATAAACTTCCAAGGGAAATTCTTAATGAATATTGGGGCTTCACATCTTTTAAGGGCTCTCAAGAATTACTGATTAACGCCGTAATGGAAGGAAGGGACGCATTAGGATTGCTCCCAACTGGTGGTGGAAAATCTATTTGTTTTCAGGTTCCGGCGATGGCCAAAGATGGCATATGTGTGGTAGTCTCACCATTAATTGCACTAATTCAAAATCAGGTAAACACCTTAAAGGATTTAGGGATAAAAGCTATTGGTCTTACAGGGAGGATAAGTTCCGATGAGGTAAGCAACCTTTTGGACAATTGTATCTACGGTAACGTCAAGTTTCTCTATTTATCTCCCGAGAGATTAAATCAGGAGATTGTTCAGGATAGAATTCGTCAAATGAATGTAAATCTTTTGGTAGTAGATGAAGCGCATTGTATTTCTCAATGGGGACATGACTTCCGACCTGCCTATTTAAATTGCGTTATACTCAGGGAATTGCAGCCCAACATTCCATTTATGGCATTAACGGCCACCGCAACGGCAAGGGTTTCCAAGGATATTTGTAATGCATTGGAGCTGAAAAGTCCATTAATCGTAAAAGACTCTTTTTCGAGAGCAAATATTGCCTTTATAGTTCAATTTTCTGAGGATAAAAAATACCAACTAAAGCACTACTGCAAGTCTTTACAGTCCAGTGGAATTGTTTACGTGCGAACAAGAAAACTTGCGGAAGAATTATCTCGTTACTTGGAGAATCATGATATAAGTTCGGCATTTTATCATGGAGGGATCCTAGAGCAACACAAGCGAAAAAAATTGGAAGATTGGTTGCAGAACAGGACAAAAATAATGGTCGCCACCAATGCCTTTGGCATGGGAATAGACAAACCAGATGTAGGTTTGGTAATTCATTATCAGATTCCGGATTGTATTGAAAATTACTATCAGGAGGCAGGTAGGGCCGGACGAAATGGTGAAGCGGCAAAGGCCATTCTATTAACCAATAAGGCGGATGCCGAACAGGTCAAAAAACAGTTCCTTAGCATTCTCCCAGACGTAACTTTTGTTAAAAAAGTATATAGCAAACTTAACAACTACTTTCAAATAGCTTACGGAGAGGGTAACGGGTTTAGTTGTCAGTTGAATTTTAATTCTTTCTGCGCTACATATCAACTTAACACATTGCTGACCTATAACTCTTTGCAAGTGTTGGACAGGAATTCTGTAATTGCCTTATCGGAATCATTTTCGAGAAAGTCAACCTTGCGCTTTGTATGTAACAAGAATGAACTTTTTGATTATTTGGAAACGAACAGACGATTAGAAGATTTGGTGAAGAACGTTATGAGGACTTATGGGGGGATTTTTGAATTTGAAACTAAAGTTAATACGGTATTATTGGCAAATAAATCCAATACAACGGAAGATGCCATTATAGAAGGATTGGAACAATTAAATGCAGATAGCATAGTTGAATATAAAGCCTCCCATAGCGATTTAGAACTTACTTTCTTAGTACCTAGGGAAGACGATTTAACTGTTAACAAGTTCGCCTTTTTGATAAAGGAACAAAACAGGTTAAAGGAGAAAAATGTAATGCACATTTTAGATTATGTGGATAATGATAGGGTATGTAGGAGTAAACAGTTATTACGTTACTTTGACGAAAAGCAGTCTGAAGATTGTGGCGTATGCGATGTTTGCCTTAAAAATGAGCCCGCAAAAAATGGCACATCCACTATTTTAAAAAATCAAATTAAAGACCTATTGCAACATGAACGATTTACCTCAAGAGCCATTTGTGATGTATTGCATTGGGATCAGAAATCCATTTTAAGGGCTATACAGGACTTATTAGAACAGGGCGATATAGAAATCGATACAAAAAACAGGTATCAACTTATACGAAATGAAAGAACTTAG
- a CDS encoding START-like domain-containing protein: MTDKVKFQIEFVIQSSPQMLYQYLATPSGLSEWFADNVNSRGEKFTFIWDGAEEDAKLLKRKTDEFVRFAWEENDDDTYFEMKIIVDEITKDVSLFITDFAEEDEVEESKMLWGNQVSDLKQVIGSK, translated from the coding sequence ATGACCGATAAAGTAAAATTTCAAATAGAGTTCGTTATACAATCCTCACCCCAAATGCTTTACCAATATTTGGCAACACCGTCGGGTTTGTCCGAGTGGTTTGCTGATAATGTAAATAGCAGAGGTGAGAAATTTACCTTTATATGGGATGGAGCGGAAGAGGATGCTAAGTTATTAAAGCGAAAGACCGATGAGTTTGTTCGCTTTGCATGGGAGGAAAATGATGATGATACTTATTTTGAAATGAAAATAATAGTTGATGAAATTACAAAGGATGTTTCTCTTTTTATAACCGATTTTGCGGAAGAGGATGAAGTGGAAGAATCTAAAATGTTGTGGGGAAATCAAGTTTCCGACCTGAAGCAAGTTATTGGGTCCAAATAA
- the fmt gene encoding methionyl-tRNA formyltransferase: MKELRIVFMGTPEFAVGILDAIIGAGHNVVGVITAPDRPAGRGKKIHESAVKKYAESKQLKILQPTNLKDEGFLKELKALKANLQVVVAFRMLPKVVWQMPEYGTFNLHASLLPEYRGAAPINWAIMNGEKKTGVTTFFIDEKIDTGAIILQEETDIHPNENAGSLHDRLMALGAGIVLKTIERISNGNMETTLQDQKEGLKSAQKIQRDTCRISWALSITDIYNHIRGLSPYPAAWTILFNEEEQIMVKIYETEMERTEHDMKTGTLVFDRKTLKVAVSGGYLNLLEIQLQGKRRMAVRDVLNGLNLSKNAYVS, translated from the coding sequence ATGAAAGAACTTAGAATTGTATTTATGGGAACGCCAGAATTTGCAGTGGGCATTCTGGATGCTATTATTGGAGCGGGTCATAATGTTGTAGGTGTTATTACCGCGCCCGACCGACCTGCGGGACGTGGAAAAAAAATACACGAGTCTGCAGTAAAAAAATATGCTGAAAGCAAGCAGCTAAAAATCCTTCAACCTACGAATCTAAAAGATGAAGGCTTTTTGAAAGAATTGAAAGCTTTAAAAGCTAATCTGCAGGTTGTTGTTGCCTTTAGAATGCTTCCCAAAGTGGTTTGGCAAATGCCCGAATATGGAACCTTCAATTTGCATGCATCGTTATTACCTGAGTACAGGGGCGCGGCACCTATCAACTGGGCTATAATGAATGGGGAAAAGAAAACAGGAGTAACCACCTTTTTTATCGATGAAAAGATTGATACCGGAGCCATCATTCTCCAAGAGGAAACTGACATACATCCCAACGAAAATGCGGGTAGTCTGCATGATAGGCTTATGGCCTTAGGCGCGGGTATTGTTCTTAAAACTATAGAAAGAATAAGTAACGGGAATATGGAAACCACGTTGCAAGACCAGAAAGAGGGTTTGAAATCGGCACAAAAGATACAACGCGATACCTGTAGAATAAGCTGGGCACTTTCAATTACTGATATCTATAATCATATTCGTGGTTTAAGTCCATATCCAGCCGCTTGGACCATACTCTTTAATGAAGAGGAACAAATAATGGTTAAAATATATGAAACCGAAATGGAAAGAACCGAGCACGATATGAAAACCGGGACTCTAGTTTTTGATAGGAAAACACTAAAGGTAGCTGTCAGTGGAGGTTATTTAAATCTGTTAGAAATACAGCTTCAAGGAAAACGCAGGATGGCCGTTAGAGATGTCTTGAACGGGCTAAACTTGTCAAAAAACGCCTATGTGTCATAA
- a CDS encoding TIGR00730 family Rossman fold protein, producing the protein MRAEKHPKGWNEIKTNDSWAIFKIMGEFVNGFEKMSKIGPCVSIFGSARTKEGDSYYQLAVSISKSISEAGYGVITGGGPGIMEAGNRGANLAGGTSVGLNIDLPFEQHDNPYIDDDKSLDFDYFFVRKVMFVKYSQGFVVMPGGFGTLDELFEAITLIQTHKIGKFPIILVGSDFWTGLFDWIKTTMLKVGNISPEDLNLIKIVDTEDEVVQIIDAFYKGHTMSPNF; encoded by the coding sequence ATGAGAGCAGAGAAACATCCAAAGGGATGGAACGAGATAAAGACAAATGATTCATGGGCCATTTTTAAGATAATGGGTGAATTTGTCAACGGATTTGAAAAAATGAGTAAAATTGGGCCCTGTGTGTCCATTTTCGGGTCTGCTAGAACTAAAGAGGGGGACAGTTATTATCAGTTAGCCGTTAGTATTTCAAAAAGTATTTCAGAAGCCGGTTACGGCGTGATTACTGGAGGTGGTCCCGGAATCATGGAGGCAGGGAACAGAGGCGCCAATCTAGCCGGAGGTACTTCGGTTGGGCTAAACATAGACCTTCCCTTTGAACAGCATGACAATCCGTACATTGATGATGATAAGAGTTTAGATTTTGATTATTTCTTTGTAAGAAAAGTAATGTTCGTTAAATATTCCCAAGGATTCGTGGTAATGCCCGGTGGTTTTGGAACACTAGATGAGCTATTCGAAGCCATTACACTGATTCAAACCCATAAAATTGGAAAATTTCCGATTATTTTGGTTGGAAGTGACTTTTGGACGGGTCTTTTTGACTGGATAAAAACTACGATGCTAAAAGTCGGTAATATAAGTCCGGAAGATTTAAACTTGATAAAAATTGTGGACACGGAGGATGAAGTAGTGCAGATTATCGATGCTTTCTACAAAGGTCACACAATGAGCCCAAATTTTTAA
- a CDS encoding DUF493 family protein, with translation MSELKSEDFYKRLKIQLEETTIWPSNYLYKFIVLTDPDKIKRIHQIFDNTGAVIDLKKSKNGKYTSVSITVNIKNPDGVIQKYKEVSIIEGVISL, from the coding sequence ATGTCGGAACTTAAATCGGAGGATTTTTATAAGCGATTAAAAATTCAATTGGAGGAAACTACCATATGGCCCTCTAACTATCTCTATAAGTTTATCGTTCTTACCGATCCGGATAAAATAAAGCGAATACATCAAATTTTTGACAATACGGGAGCGGTCATCGATTTAAAAAAGTCGAAAAATGGGAAATATACCAGTGTGTCGATAACTGTGAACATTAAAAATCCGGATGGTGTAATCCAAAAATATAAAGAGGTAAGCATTATTGAAGGGGTAATCTCATTGTAA